GTTCGGAAGCCTGCGTCGCCTACACGACGTGGGGCGTCGACGACCGCTACGACTGGTGGGTCGACGACGAGGGCGCCCTGCATCAGGGGCACGATCTCCTCTTCGAGGACGGCGAGCCGACGCCCGCGTACGACGCGGTGCGCGAGGTGCTCGGCGGCTGAACGCCGGCGCCGCCGCGAGGCGGTGAGCTCCCGCGGCGGCCGCGCTCTCGAGCGGGTCGCGACTGCGCTACGATTCGTCAGGTCAGCAGACGAATCGGAGGTGGACCATGGCGTTCGACACGACATCGCGGCTTCGGCTCTCGGAGAGCGTGGCCGAGCAGCTGCGCGAGGCGATCCGAGCCGGCGACTACCCGGCCGGCGCGAAGCTCCCGACCGAGGCGCAGCTCTCCGAGACGATGGGGGTGGGGCGCACGACCGTCCGGGAGGCGGTGCGTGCGCTGATCACGGAGGGCCTGCTCGTGAGCCGCCAGGGCTCCGGCGTCTACGCCACGGGCAAGACGCCGTACGGCGAGCGGCTGGCGACCGCGGCGCTGGTCGAGATCTTCCACGCCCGCTGCGCCATCGAGACCTATGCCGCCGAGCTCGCCTGTCGCCATCGCACCGAGGAGGATCTCCTCGCGCTCGAGCACGCGCTGGCGCACCGGGACCAGGTCCCCTCGCGGACGCCGGAGTTCGCCGCGAGGGACATCGCCGTCCACCGCGCGATCGTCGCGGCGTCGGGCAACACCGTGCTGCTCGACGTGTTCGTCTCGCTCGAGCCCCGACTCGTCGAGGCCTTCGTCGACAGCCGGTTCCTGGACCGGGCCGACCCGGGTCGGGCCAACGCGCACGTGGACGCCCACTACGACATCGTGGGCGCCATCCGCGCCCGCGACGCCGAGGAGGCGGTCCGGCTGGCACGGCTGCTCCAGGCCGGCGCGATCGCCGTCCTCGAGGGCGGCGAGCCCCTCGGCGCCGAGACCGCCGACACGACCGACACGACCGACACGACCGAGAGGACGACGGACCGATGACCCGAGATGAGAGCAGCACGGCGACGGTCGCCGGGAACGACCCCTTCGCGCGACTCGACGACGTGCCCGCATTCGATCTGCACAGCGACACGCTCGCGGACGGGGCGCCGCTGCCGCTCGCGCAGTACTCCGCGCGCTTCGGCGTCGTCGGCGGCGAGGACCGCTCGCCGCATCTGCGGTGGAGCGGCGCGCCGGAGCGGACCCGGAGCTACGTCGTGACCGTCTACGACCCCGACGCGCCGACCGGCTCCGGCTTCTGGCACTGGGTCGTCGCGGATCTCCCCGCGCACGTCTCGGAGCTCGCCGCGGGCGCCGGGAGCACGGCGGATGCCGACCTGCCCGGCGGTGCACGACAGCTCGGCAACGACGCGGGCTTCGCCGGGTTCCTCGGCGCGGCGCCACCGCCCGGGCACGGCGTGCATCGCTACGTGATCGTGGTCAACGCGCTCGACGTCGACCGCCTCGACGTGCCGGACGACGCCTCCCCCGCGCTCGTCGGGTTCGCGCTGCGCGCGCACCTGCTCGCCCGCGCGGTGCTGACCGCGACGGGAGCGGCCCGATGACATCGACCGCACGCACCCTGATCGACAAGATCTGGGATTCGCGGCTGCTCGAGAGCGGCGACGGCGACCTGATCTACATCGACATGCACCTCATCCACGAGGTCACCTCGCCGCAGGCGTTCGAGGGGCTGCGGCTCGCCGGACGCCGGCTCCGCCGGCCGGACCTGACCGTCGGCACCGCCGACCATGACGTGCCCACCGCGGGGCCGCTCACCCTGCCGCTGGCCGATGAGACGGCGACCACGCAGCTCCGGCTCCAGGAGGAGAACTGCCGCGACTTCGGCGTCGAGCTGCACCCGATGGGCTCCGCGGGTCAGGGCATCGTGCACGTCATCGGACCAGAGCTCGGGCTGACCCAGCCGGGGATGACGATCGTCTGCGGCGACTCCCACACGGCGACGCACGGCGCCTTCGGCGCGATCGCCTTCGGGATCGGCACGAGCCAGGTCGAGCACGTCATGGCCACCCAGACTTTGCGAGTCGCCCGCCCGAAGACGATGTCGGTGACGCTCACCGGCACGCCGCATCCCGACGCCACCGCGAAGGACCTCGCGCTCGCGATCATCGCCCGCATCGGACACGACGGCGGCACCGGCCACCTCATCGAGTTCCGGGGCGCCCCGGTGACGGGCCTCTCGATGGCAGGGCGGATGACGCTCTGCAACATGGCGATCGAGGCGGGCGCGCGGTCGGGCCTGATCGCCCCGGACGAGACCACGTTCGCGTGGCTGCGGGATCGCGAGCGCTCGCCCGGCGGCCCGACCTGGCAGCAGGCGGTGGCGCACTGGTCCTCCCTCCGGACCGATGACGGGGCCCGGTTCGATCGCGAGGTGACCGTCGACGTCACGGGCGTCGGCCCCATGGTCACCTGGGGCACCGACCCGGGGCAGGCGGTCCCCGTCGGCGCCTCGATCCCGAGCACCTTCGCCACCGAGCACGAGCGCGCCTCCGCGGAGGCCGCGCTGGCCTATATGGGGCTCCGCCCCGGGCAGCCGACCGCCGACATCCCCATCCACACCGTGTTCATCGGCTCCTGCACGAACGGGCGGCTCGAGGATCTGCGGGCCGCCGCCGACGTCATCCGGACGGCGGGCGGGAGCGTGGCCCGCGACATCCGCGCCATCGTCGTCCCCGGATCGGCCAGGACCAAGTCGGAGGCGGAGGCGGAGGGCCTGGATGCCGTCTTCACCGGCGCGGGATTCGAGTGGAGGAGCCCCGGCTGCTCCATGTGCGTCGGGATGAACGGCGACACGGTCCCCGAGGGCCGGCACGCCGCATCCACGTCGAACCGCAACTTCCAGGGCCGGCAGGGGCGCGGCGCGCGCACCCATCTGGTCTCGCCCGAGACCGCTGCCGCGACCGCGCTCGCCGGGCATCTGGCGACGCCGAGCTCCCTGACCGACTCGCGCACGGAGGCGATCCGCTGATGGAACCGGTCCGCACCCTCACCGGGACGGCCGCGGCGATCCGCCGCGCCAACATCGATACCGACCAGATCATCCCGGCGGTCTGGATGAAGCGGGTCCAGCGCACCGGCTACGGCGACGGGCTGTTCCAGTCATGGCGCGCCGAGCCGGGGTTCGTGCTCGACCGTCCCGAGCGCGCCGCCGCCAGCATCCTGCTGGCCGGGCCCAACTTCGGCTGCGGCTCATCGCGGCAGCATGCCGTGTGGGCCCTGCGCGACGGCGGGATCCGCGCCGTCGTCAGCAGCGAGATCGCCGACATCCACCGCACCAACCTCCCCACGGAGGGCCTCGTCCCGGTGCAGCTGCCCGAGGCGATGGTCGAGCGGCTCATGGACGGCACCGAGGCCGACGCCGCGATGGAGATCACCATCGATGTGGTGGGGCGGACCGTCACCTGCGCGGCGGTCGGCATGCTCGACGAGCCGTTCTTCCTCGACGACGCCTCCCACCACAGCCTCGTCAACGGCTTCGACCCCATCGACCTCACGCTCCGCCACGCCGACCTGATCGGCGAGCACGAGGCCCGCCGGGCCGTGAGCGAGCCGTGGCTGCCGTCGGGGCGCCCGAGCATCTGAGCCCGCCCGACCCGGGTCGGCATGCGTCAGCGGTTCAGCGCCTCCGCCACCGGGGTCGAGCCGGCGACGAGCTCGAACTGCTGCCGCAGCGCCACATGCGCGGTGATGACGTGCGCGACGACGTAGGCGACATCCGCCCGCGCCACCTCGCCGCGCTCGACCTCCTCCGCGACCTCCACGAGGCCCGTCGCCGGGCCGTCCGTGAGGCCGCCGGGGCGGACGATCGTCCAGTCGAGCTCGCTCGAGCGCAGATCGGCGTCCGCCTCGCTCTTCGCGCGCAGGTACACCTGGAACACGTCGTCGCTCTCAGGGTCGAAGCGGTCGGCGCCGATCGCCGAGACGAGCACGTAGCGGGACGTGCCCGCGAGCTCGGCCGCGTGGCGCAGCTTCACGGCGCCGTCGCGGTCGACGGTGAGCTTGCGCTCCGGCGTGCTGCCGGGACCGGCGCCCGCGGCGAAGACGACCGCGTCGACCCCCTCCAGGTGGCGGGCGATCTCCGCGGGGTCGGCGGCCTCCAGGTCGAGCACGAGCGGCTGGGCCCCGACCTCCTCCACATCGGCCGCATGATCGGGGTTCCGGATCAGCGCGACCGGCTCGTGGCCGTCGTCGGCGAGGATGCGGGCGAGCAGTCGGGCGATCTTGCCGTGGCCTCCGGCGATGAGGATTCTCATCCCACGACCGTGGCACCCCCGGCTCCGAGTACACTGGACGACGGCTCCCCGCGTGGCGCCATCCAGGCCAACTCCCCCAGGGCGGAGACGCAGCAAGGGTAACCGGGCTCTGGCGGGTGCGCGGGGGGTCCTTTCTTTGCTCCGCTGCCGACTCAGCCGATGAGGGCGAGCGCCTGCCGCGCGATCTCGAGCTCCTCGTCGGTCGGGATCACGAGCACCTCGACCCCCGCGCCGTCCGGCGAGATGCGCCGCTCGGCTCGCGAGTCCAGCTCGTTGCGGTCGTCGTCGATGCGGATGCCGAGGAACTCGAGCCCCTGCAGCGCCCGTCGGCGCAGCAGCGCGTTGTTCTCGCCCACGCCCGCCGTGAAGACGAGCGCGTCGACCCCGCCGAGCAGCGCCGCGTACGCGCCGATGTAGTGGCGGATCCGGTGGCGCCAGATCGCGAGGGCCTCCACCGCATCCGGCTCGCCGTCCGCGGCCGCGCGCTGCACGTCGCGCATGTCGCCGCGGCCGGTGAGGCCGAGCAGCCCCGAGCGCTTGTTGAGCAGCTCGTCGACCGCCGAGCTCGACAGCCCGGCGACCCGCTCCAGGTGGAAGACGACGGCGGGGTCGAGGTCGCCCGAGCGGGTGCCCATGACGAGTCCCTGCAGCGGGGTGAGGCCCATCGAGGTGTCGACGCTGCGCCCGCCGTCGACCGCCGTGACGGAGGCGCCGTTGCCGAGGTGCAGGATGATCGTCCGCAGCTCCTCGAGCGGCCTGCCCAGCACGGCGGCGGTGCGCTCCGAGACGTACTTGTGCGAGGTGCCGTGGAAGCCATAGCGGCGGATGCCATGCTCGTCGGCGAGGGCGCGATCGATCGCGTAGCGCCACGCCGCGGGCTCCATCGTCTGGTGGAAGGCCGTGTCGAAGACCGCCACGTGCGGCACCTCCCGCAGGACCTCGCGCGCCGCGCGGATGCCGAGCAGGTTCGCCGGGTTGTGGAGCGGCGCGAGCGAGGAGAGCTCCTCGATCGCCGCCTCCACCGAGGCGTCGATGACGGTCGCCCGGTCGAACCGCGAGCCGCCGTGCACGACCCGGTGCCCGACCGCCGCGATCTCGGCCCCCGAACCCAGCCGATCGAGGATGACGCGCATCCCCTCCGTGTGATCCGCGGCATCCCCGCCCGGCTCGCCGATCCGCTCGAGCGAGCCCTTGAGCTCCGGCGCCCCCGCCTCGGGGTCGATGAGCTGGTACTTGATCGAGGAGGACCCCGAGTTGACGACGAAGACGAGTG
The Homoserinibacter sp. YIM 151385 DNA segment above includes these coding regions:
- a CDS encoding FadR/GntR family transcriptional regulator, with the protein product MAFDTTSRLRLSESVAEQLREAIRAGDYPAGAKLPTEAQLSETMGVGRTTVREAVRALITEGLLVSRQGSGVYATGKTPYGERLATAALVEIFHARCAIETYAAELACRHRTEEDLLALEHALAHRDQVPSRTPEFAARDIAVHRAIVAASGNTVLLDVFVSLEPRLVEAFVDSRFLDRADPGRANAHVDAHYDIVGAIRARDAEEAVRLARLLQAGAIAVLEGGEPLGAETADTTDTTDTTERTTDR
- a CDS encoding YbhB/YbcL family Raf kinase inhibitor-like protein, with protein sequence MTRDESSTATVAGNDPFARLDDVPAFDLHSDTLADGAPLPLAQYSARFGVVGGEDRSPHLRWSGAPERTRSYVVTVYDPDAPTGSGFWHWVVADLPAHVSELAAGAGSTADADLPGGARQLGNDAGFAGFLGAAPPPGHGVHRYVIVVNALDVDRLDVPDDASPALVGFALRAHLLARAVLTATGAAR
- the leuC gene encoding 3-isopropylmalate dehydratase large subunit; this translates as MTSTARTLIDKIWDSRLLESGDGDLIYIDMHLIHEVTSPQAFEGLRLAGRRLRRPDLTVGTADHDVPTAGPLTLPLADETATTQLRLQEENCRDFGVELHPMGSAGQGIVHVIGPELGLTQPGMTIVCGDSHTATHGAFGAIAFGIGTSQVEHVMATQTLRVARPKTMSVTLTGTPHPDATAKDLALAIIARIGHDGGTGHLIEFRGAPVTGLSMAGRMTLCNMAIEAGARSGLIAPDETTFAWLRDRERSPGGPTWQQAVAHWSSLRTDDGARFDREVTVDVTGVGPMVTWGTDPGQAVPVGASIPSTFATEHERASAEAALAYMGLRPGQPTADIPIHTVFIGSCTNGRLEDLRAAADVIRTAGGSVARDIRAIVVPGSARTKSEAEAEGLDAVFTGAGFEWRSPGCSMCVGMNGDTVPEGRHAASTSNRNFQGRQGRGARTHLVSPETAAATALAGHLATPSSLTDSRTEAIR
- the leuD gene encoding 3-isopropylmalate dehydratase small subunit, which produces MEPVRTLTGTAAAIRRANIDTDQIIPAVWMKRVQRTGYGDGLFQSWRAEPGFVLDRPERAAASILLAGPNFGCGSSRQHAVWALRDGGIRAVVSSEIADIHRTNLPTEGLVPVQLPEAMVERLMDGTEADAAMEITIDVVGRTVTCAAVGMLDEPFFLDDASHHSLVNGFDPIDLTLRHADLIGEHEARRAVSEPWLPSGRPSI
- a CDS encoding SDR family oxidoreductase; this translates as MRILIAGGHGKIARLLARILADDGHEPVALIRNPDHAADVEEVGAQPLVLDLEAADPAEIARHLEGVDAVVFAAGAGPGSTPERKLTVDRDGAVKLRHAAELAGTSRYVLVSAIGADRFDPESDDVFQVYLRAKSEADADLRSSELDWTIVRPGGLTDGPATGLVEVAEEVERGEVARADVAYVVAHVITAHVALRQQFELVAGSTPVAEALNR
- a CDS encoding acetate/propionate family kinase, which encodes MALVFVVNSGSSSIKYQLIDPEAGAPELKGSLERIGEPGGDAADHTEGMRVILDRLGSGAEIAAVGHRVVHGGSRFDRATVIDASVEAAIEELSSLAPLHNPANLLGIRAAREVLREVPHVAVFDTAFHQTMEPAAWRYAIDRALADEHGIRRYGFHGTSHKYVSERTAAVLGRPLEELRTIILHLGNGASVTAVDGGRSVDTSMGLTPLQGLVMGTRSGDLDPAVVFHLERVAGLSSSAVDELLNKRSGLLGLTGRGDMRDVQRAAADGEPDAVEALAIWRHRIRHYIGAYAALLGGVDALVFTAGVGENNALLRRRALQGLEFLGIRIDDDRNELDSRAERRISPDGAGVEVLVIPTDEELEIARQALALIG